In Rhizobium sp. WSM4643, the following are encoded in one genomic region:
- a CDS encoding carbohydrate ABC transporter permease, producing MTAVGSYFKIGPARLFVHAAVLLIVIVWLIPTLGIFVSALRDKDQIVVSGWWTAFVGSTQTLAVRLGTADQQQQEGAAFVISGNVLEGQTGRSVRAFGNRVQQPAAFKAGETADLGDGETLQINSDGSYRYAKNVAFSPDERPRRIYASVSAPPEFTMQNYKTVLTGEGIGQSFINSLTVTIPATIIPILIAAFAAYALSWMEFPGRGLLIALVVGLIVVPLQMSLIPLLRLYNEIGNLLGQPSKTYPGIWMAHTAFGMPLAIYLLRAYIAGLPKEIIESARVDGASDFEIFVRIVLPLSFPALASFAIFQFLWVWNDLLVAMVFLGTDKDHLVLTGSLNALLGSRGGNWEILTASAFVTIIVPLLVFFGLQRYLVRGLLAGSVKGG from the coding sequence ATGACCGCTGTTGGAAGCTATTTCAAGATCGGCCCCGCCCGTCTCTTCGTTCATGCCGCCGTTCTGCTGATCGTCATCGTCTGGCTGATCCCGACGCTCGGAATCTTCGTCAGCGCGTTGCGCGACAAGGACCAGATCGTCGTCTCCGGCTGGTGGACGGCCTTCGTCGGCTCGACCCAGACGCTCGCTGTCCGCCTCGGCACAGCCGATCAGCAGCAGCAGGAAGGTGCAGCCTTCGTCATTTCAGGCAATGTGCTCGAAGGCCAGACCGGCCGCTCGGTGAGGGCCTTCGGAAACCGGGTGCAGCAGCCCGCCGCCTTCAAGGCCGGCGAGACCGCCGATCTCGGCGACGGCGAAACTCTGCAGATCAACAGCGACGGCAGCTACCGCTATGCGAAGAACGTCGCCTTCTCGCCCGACGAACGCCCGCGGCGCATCTATGCGTCCGTCTCCGCACCGCCGGAATTCACGATGCAGAACTATAAAACGGTTCTGACCGGCGAGGGCATCGGTCAGTCCTTCATCAACTCCCTGACTGTGACGATCCCAGCGACGATCATTCCGATCCTGATCGCCGCTTTCGCAGCCTATGCGCTCAGCTGGATGGAGTTTCCCGGCCGCGGGCTGCTGATTGCCCTCGTCGTCGGCCTCATCGTCGTGCCGCTGCAGATGTCGCTGATCCCGCTGCTGCGCCTCTACAACGAGATCGGCAACCTGCTCGGCCAGCCGTCCAAGACCTATCCCGGCATCTGGATGGCCCATACCGCCTTCGGCATGCCGCTCGCCATCTACCTCCTGCGGGCCTATATCGCCGGCCTGCCGAAGGAGATCATCGAATCCGCCCGCGTCGACGGCGCCAGCGACTTCGAGATCTTCGTCCGCATCGTATTGCCTCTGTCCTTTCCGGCACTCGCCTCCTTCGCCATCTTCCAGTTCCTGTGGGTGTGGAACGACCTGCTCGTCGCCATGGTCTTTCTCGGCACCGACAAGGACCACCTCGTGCTGACCGGCAGCCTCAACGCGTTGCTTGGCTCACGCGGCGGCAATTGGGAGATTTTGACGGCGTCGGCCTTCGTCACCATCATAGTGCCGCTGCTCGTCTTCTTTGGGCTGCAGCGTTATCTGGTGCGTGGCCTGCTGGCGGGCTCGGTTAAAGGGGGCTGA
- the bglA gene encoding beta-galactosidase BglA, translated as MNVAPLSISTPDKDWWRGAVIYQIYPRSYQDSNGDGIGDLKGITARLPHVASLGVDAIWISPFFTSPMRDFGYDVSDYENVDSIFGTLVDFDTMISEAHRLGIRVMIDLVISHSSDQHPWFVQSRSSKSNAKADWYVWADAKPDGTPPNNWLSIFGGSAWAWDPTRMQYYLHNFLTSQPDMNLHNPEVQDRLLDVVRFWLNRGVDGFRLDTINFYFHDTQLRDNPALAPERRNASTAPAVNPYNFQEHIYDKNRPENLAFLKRFRAVLEEFPAIAAVGEVGDSQRGLEIVGEYTSGNDKMHMCYAFEFLAPDPLTAERVEEVMQDFEAAAPDGWACWAFSNHDVMRHVSRWGGLVADHDAFAKLYASLLMTLRGSVCLYQGEELALTEADLAYQDLQDPYGIQFWPEFKGRDGCRTPMVWDSQVAQGGFSTVKPWLPVPVEHILRAASVQQGDEASVLEHYRRFIAFRKLHPAFAKGEIEFEEPQGDSLVFTREYGNEKLLCIFNMSPAEAGVALPAGEWQALTGHGFTSNNYGDKIDIPAWGAYFARLA; from the coding sequence ATGAACGTGGCTCCCCTATCGATTTCGACCCCCGACAAGGACTGGTGGCGTGGCGCGGTGATCTATCAGATCTACCCGCGCTCCTACCAGGATTCGAACGGTGACGGCATCGGCGACCTGAAGGGCATCACCGCCCGCCTGCCGCATGTGGCAAGCCTTGGCGTCGATGCCATCTGGATCTCGCCCTTCTTCACCTCGCCGATGCGCGATTTCGGTTATGACGTTTCCGACTACGAGAATGTCGATTCGATCTTCGGCACGCTGGTGGATTTCGACACGATGATATCAGAGGCCCATCGTCTCGGCATCCGAGTGATGATCGACCTCGTCATCTCCCACAGCTCGGATCAGCATCCCTGGTTCGTACAAAGCCGCTCGAGCAAGTCCAACGCCAAGGCTGACTGGTATGTCTGGGCCGACGCCAAGCCGGATGGCACGCCGCCGAACAACTGGCTGTCGATCTTCGGCGGCTCGGCATGGGCGTGGGATCCGACGCGCATGCAATATTACTTGCACAACTTCCTGACCTCGCAGCCGGACATGAACCTGCATAATCCTGAGGTGCAGGACCGTCTGCTTGATGTCGTCCGCTTCTGGCTCAACCGCGGCGTCGACGGCTTTCGCCTCGACACCATCAACTTCTATTTCCACGATACGCAATTGCGCGACAATCCGGCGCTTGCGCCTGAGCGCCGCAACGCCTCGACGGCGCCGGCGGTCAATCCCTATAATTTCCAGGAGCATATCTACGACAAGAACCGGCCGGAGAACCTTGCCTTCCTGAAGCGCTTCCGCGCCGTTCTCGAAGAATTCCCGGCAATCGCCGCCGTCGGCGAAGTCGGCGACAGCCAGCGCGGCCTTGAAATCGTCGGCGAATACACCTCCGGCAATGACAAGATGCACATGTGCTACGCCTTCGAGTTCCTGGCGCCCGATCCGCTGACGGCGGAGCGCGTCGAAGAGGTGATGCAGGATTTCGAAGCCGCCGCACCCGATGGCTGGGCCTGCTGGGCCTTCTCCAATCACGACGTCATGCGCCATGTCAGCCGCTGGGGCGGGCTGGTCGCCGATCACGATGCCTTCGCCAAGCTCTATGCCTCGTTGTTGATGACGCTGCGCGGCTCGGTCTGCCTCTATCAGGGTGAGGAGCTGGCGCTGACCGAGGCCGATCTCGCCTATCAGGATCTGCAGGATCCCTATGGCATTCAGTTCTGGCCGGAATTCAAGGGCCGCGACGGCTGCCGCACGCCGATGGTCTGGGACAGCCAGGTCGCCCAGGGCGGCTTTTCCACGGTCAAACCGTGGCTGCCGGTGCCGGTCGAGCATATCCTGCGCGCCGCCAGCGTCCAGCAGGGCGACGAGGCCTCGGTGTTGGAGCACTATCGCCGCTTCATCGCCTTCCGCAAGCTGCACCCCGCTTTTGCCAAGGGCGAGATCGAATTCGAAGAACCGCAGGGAGATAGCCTGGTCTTTACCCGTGAATACGGCAACGAGAAGCTGCTCTGCATTTTCAACATGAGCCCGGCCGAGGCCGGCGTCGCCTTGCCGGCGGGAGAATGGCAGGCATTGACGGGGCACGGCTTTACCAGCAACAACTATGGCGACAAGATCGACATTCCGGCCTGGGGGGCGTATTTCGCCCGTCTCGCCTAA
- a CDS encoding ABC transporter ATP-binding protein, which produces MTGLTLKDIRKSYGSVDVLHGIDLDIKQGEFIVFVGPSGCGKSTLLRMIAGLEAITGGEMYIDGHLVNDVPPSKRGIAMVFQSYALYPHMTVFDNMAFGMKIAGESRQEIDRRVRAAAESLQLTNYLDRLPKALSGGQRQRVAIGRAICRDPKVFLFDEPLSNLDAALRVATRIEIARLNEQMADTTMIYVTHDQVEAMTLADRIVVLSAGNIEQVGAPLDLYERPANLFVAKFIGSPAMNIIPATVAGTGSQTMVTLTGGMSVTLDVATDASETGKQASFGVRPEDLRIADGADYLFEGEVSIVEALGEVTLLYIEGLVPGEPIVVKLPGIYDVKKGQRMRFAADRQKLHLFDATGHTYRK; this is translated from the coding sequence ATGACTGGACTGACGCTGAAGGATATCCGCAAATCCTACGGTTCCGTGGACGTTCTCCATGGTATCGACCTCGATATCAAGCAGGGCGAATTCATCGTCTTCGTCGGTCCATCCGGCTGTGGCAAGTCAACGCTTCTGCGCATGATCGCCGGTCTCGAGGCGATCACCGGCGGCGAGATGTATATCGACGGCCATCTCGTCAATGACGTGCCGCCCTCCAAGCGCGGCATCGCCATGGTCTTCCAATCCTATGCGCTCTACCCGCATATGACGGTGTTCGATAACATGGCTTTCGGCATGAAGATCGCCGGCGAAAGCCGCCAGGAGATCGACCGCCGCGTCCGGGCGGCGGCCGAGAGCCTGCAGTTGACCAACTATCTCGATCGCCTGCCAAAGGCGCTGTCCGGCGGCCAGCGCCAGCGCGTGGCGATCGGCCGCGCCATCTGCCGCGATCCAAAGGTCTTTCTGTTCGACGAGCCGCTGTCCAACCTCGATGCCGCGCTGCGCGTCGCGACCCGCATCGAGATTGCCCGCCTGAACGAACAGATGGCCGATACGACGATGATCTACGTCACCCACGATCAGGTCGAGGCGATGACGCTTGCCGACCGTATCGTCGTTCTTTCCGCCGGCAATATCGAGCAGGTCGGCGCGCCGCTGGACCTCTACGAGCGCCCGGCAAACCTCTTCGTCGCGAAATTTATCGGTTCGCCGGCCATGAACATCATTCCGGCGACGGTCGCCGGAACCGGAAGCCAGACGATGGTGACGCTGACCGGCGGCATGTCGGTGACCCTCGATGTGGCGACCGACGCGTCGGAAACCGGCAAGCAGGCAAGCTTCGGCGTCCGTCCGGAGGATCTCCGGATTGCCGATGGCGCCGACTACCTTTTCGAAGGTGAAGTGTCGATCGTCGAAGCGCTCGGCGAAGTGACGTTGCTTTATATCGAGGGCCTGGTCCCGGGCGAGCCGATCGTCGTCAAGCTGCCCGGCATCTATGATGTGAAGAAGGGACAGAGGATGCGGTTTGCCGCCGACAGGCAGAAGTTGCATCTGTTTGACGCAACCGGCCATACCTACCGGAAGTGA